In one Nicotiana tomentosiformis chromosome 6, ASM39032v3, whole genome shotgun sequence genomic region, the following are encoded:
- the LOC104107096 gene encoding 14-3-3 protein 8 isoform X2, whose translation MGERENFVYIAKLAEQAERYDEMVDAMKNVANMDVELTVEERNLFSVGYKNVVGARRASWRILSSIEQKEESRGNEQNVKRIKEYQQKVESELTDICNNIMTVIDEHLIPSCTSGESTVFYYKMKGDYYRYLAEFKTGNDKKEVSDLSLKAYQTATTTVESELSTTHPIRLGLALNFSVFYYEIMNSPERACQLAKQAFDEAISELDALNEESYEDSTLIMQLLRDNLTLWTSDIPEDADA comes from the exons ATGGGTGAACGTGAGAACTTCGTATACATTGCTAAGCTTGCTGAGCAAGCTGAACGCTACGATG AGATGGTCGATGCGATGAAGAATGTTGCAAATATGGATGTTGAATTGACGGTGGAGGAGAGGAATTTGTTTTCTGTTGGTTATAAGAATGTGGTTGGAGCTAGGAGAGCATCGTGGAGGATCTTGTCTTCCATCGAGCAGAAGGAAGAGTCTAGAGGAAATGAGCAGAACGTGAAGCGGATTAAGGAGTACCAGCAAAAAGTGGAGTCAGAGCTCACCGACATTTGCAATAATATCATGACCGTGATTGATGAGCATCTAATTCCATCATGTACTTCTGGAGAATCAACTGTTTTTTACTACAAAAT GAAAGGGGATTATTATCGATACCTTGCAGAGTTCAAAACTGGGAATgacaagaaagaggtttctgatcTGTCTTTAAAAGCATATCAG ACAGCTACAACTACTGTGGAGTCTGAATTATCAACTACCCATCCCATTCGGCTGGGTTTGGCTTTAAATTTCTCTGTTTTCTACTATGAGATAATGAACTCCCCTGAAAG GGCATGCCAACTGGCTAAGCAGGCTTTTGATGAAGCAATATCGGAGCTGGATGCCCTTAATGAGGAATCCTACGAAGACAGCACCTTGATTATGCAGCTTTTAAGGGACAATCTCACTTTGTGGACTTCTGACATTCCAGAGGATGCAG ATGCATAA
- the LOC104107096 gene encoding 14-3-3 protein 8 isoform X1 encodes MGERENFVYIAKLAEQAERYDEMVDAMKNVANMDVELTVEERNLFSVGYKNVVGARRASWRILSSIEQKEESRGNEQNVKRIKEYQQKVESELTDICNNIMTVIDEHLIPSCTSGESTVFYYKMKGDYYRYLAEFKTGNDKKEVSDLSLKAYQTATTTVESELSTTHPIRLGLALNFSVFYYEIMNSPERACQLAKQAFDEAISELDALNEESYEDSTLIMQLLRDNLTLWTSDIPEDAEDA; translated from the exons ATGGGTGAACGTGAGAACTTCGTATACATTGCTAAGCTTGCTGAGCAAGCTGAACGCTACGATG AGATGGTCGATGCGATGAAGAATGTTGCAAATATGGATGTTGAATTGACGGTGGAGGAGAGGAATTTGTTTTCTGTTGGTTATAAGAATGTGGTTGGAGCTAGGAGAGCATCGTGGAGGATCTTGTCTTCCATCGAGCAGAAGGAAGAGTCTAGAGGAAATGAGCAGAACGTGAAGCGGATTAAGGAGTACCAGCAAAAAGTGGAGTCAGAGCTCACCGACATTTGCAATAATATCATGACCGTGATTGATGAGCATCTAATTCCATCATGTACTTCTGGAGAATCAACTGTTTTTTACTACAAAAT GAAAGGGGATTATTATCGATACCTTGCAGAGTTCAAAACTGGGAATgacaagaaagaggtttctgatcTGTCTTTAAAAGCATATCAG ACAGCTACAACTACTGTGGAGTCTGAATTATCAACTACCCATCCCATTCGGCTGGGTTTGGCTTTAAATTTCTCTGTTTTCTACTATGAGATAATGAACTCCCCTGAAAG GGCATGCCAACTGGCTAAGCAGGCTTTTGATGAAGCAATATCGGAGCTGGATGCCCTTAATGAGGAATCCTACGAAGACAGCACCTTGATTATGCAGCTTTTAAGGGACAATCTCACTTTGTGGACTTCTGACATTCCAGAGGATGCAG AAGATGCATAA
- the LOC104107105 gene encoding protein AGENET DOMAIN (AGD)-CONTAINING P1-like — protein MTELMYLTMMAELKYPPDVLRAHQEWTYKGSYYEATIVSRIGTSRYKVRYKTLLTKDESELLEEIVTDSEVRPVPPHIAKPEGGFRLYDGVDVFDNDGWWFGFIYRKTGSDYIVYFPTTNEELAYPHDVLRAHQEWTYKGE, from the exons ATGACGGAGTTGATGTATTTGACAATGATGGCTG AACTTAAGTATCCACCTGATGTGTTGAGGGCTCATCAAGAATGGACTTATAAGGGCTCCTACTACGAAGCAACTATCGTTTCACGCATTGGTACTTCACGTTATAAAGTCAGGTACAAGACTCTATTGACAAAAGACGAATCAGAACTACTAGAGGAGATTGTTACTGACTCAGAAGTTCGTCCCGTGCCACCTCATATTGCAAAACCCGAGGGTGGCTTTCGTTTATACGACGGAGTTGATGTATTTGACAATGATGGTTGGTGGTTTGGATTCATCTACAGAAAAACTGGGTCTGATTACATTGTTTACTTTCCTACAACTAATGAGGAACTTGCGTATCCACATGATGTGTTGAGGGCTCATCAAGAATGGACTTATAAAGGCGAGTGA
- the LOC104107104 gene encoding protein AGENET DOMAIN (AGD)-CONTAINING P1-like → MDFQKGDEVEVESGELGFIGSYYEATIISSIGTSRYKVNYKTLLAEDESELLEEIVTPSRVRPMPPHIANPVGDFNLYDGIDVFEFDYIIYFPTTDEKLKYPPDVLRTHQEWTYKGK, encoded by the coding sequence ATGGATTTTCAAAAGGGTGATGAGGTGGAGGTGGAAAGCGGAGAACTAGGCTTCATTGGCTCCTACTACGAAGCAACCATCATTTCAAGCATCGGTACTTCACGTTATAAAGTTAATTACAAGACTCTGTTGGCAGAAGACGAATCAGAACTACTAGAGGAGATTGTCACTCCTTCAAGAGTTCGTCCCATGCCACCTCATATTGCAAACCCCGTGGGCGACTTTAATTTATACGACggaattgatgtatttgagtttgaCTACATTATTTATTTTCCTACAACTGATGAAAAACTTAAGTATCCACCTGACGTGTTGAGGACTCATCAAGAATGGACATATAAGGGCAAGTAG